In Mercurialis annua linkage group LG6, ddMerAnnu1.2, whole genome shotgun sequence, the following are encoded in one genomic region:
- the LOC126653808 gene encoding tryptophan synthase alpha chain-like translates to MAVALKSTATFIHHRKPVTHFSSRSPNSYKFSVVSTRRFTPMATLAAAPRTTLSMSETFSNLRKQGKVALIPYITAGDPDLQTTAEALKVLDSCGCDIIELGVPYSDPLADGPVIQAAATRSLARGTNFDAILSMLKEVVPQLSCPIALFTYYNPILKRGTENFMATVKDIGVHGLVVPDVPLEETEILRSEAVKKNIELVLLTTPTTPTERMKVIVEASEGFVYLVSSIGVTGARASINERVQSLLQEIKAATTKPVAVGFGISKPEHVKQVAGWGADGVIVGSAMVKLLGEAKSPEEGLKELESFTKSLKSALV, encoded by the exons ATGGCAGTTGCCTTAAAATCAACGGCTACCTTCATTCACCACAGGAAACCAGTGACCCATTTCTCTAGTCGTTCTCCTAATTCTTACAAATTTAGTGTCGTTTCAACCCGAAGATTCACTCCAATGGCTACTCTCGCTGCTGCTCCTAGGACTACTCTTAGTATGTCTGAAACTTTCTCCAATCTTAGAAAACAAGGCAAA GTGGCATTAATTCCATACATCACAGCTGGTGATCCTGATCTTCAAACCACAGCAGAAGCTTTGAAGGTGTTGGACTCATGTGGATGTGACATAATCGAACTTGGTGTTCCTTATTCCGATCCTTTGGCAGATGGTCCAGTTATCCAG GCGGCAGCTACCCGTTCTTTGGCAAGAGGAACCAATTTTGATGCAATATTGTCGATGTTGAAGGAG GTAGTTCCACAATTATCCTGTCCAATTGCTTTATTTACATACTACAACCCAATATTAAAGCGTGGAACTGAGAATTTTATGGCCACTGTTAAAGACATTGGAGTACACG GACTTGTGGTCCCAGATGTACCTCTAGAAGAAACTGAAATTTTAAGGAGTGAAGCTGTCAAGAAAAATATCGAACTG GTACTTCTTACAACACCTACTACACCAACAGAAAGAATGAAAGTCATAGTTGAAGCATCAGAGGGATTTGTATATCTC GTCAGTTCAATTGGAGTTACAGGTGCCCGTGCATCTATAAATGAAAGAGTTCAAAGTCTTCTGCAGGAGATTAAAGCg GCGACAACGAAGCCTGTAGCAGTCGGGTTTGGCATATCAAAACCTGAGCATGTGAAACAG GTCGCTGGATGGGGCGCTGATGGTGTCATTGTTGGGAGTGCTATGGTTAAATTGCTGGGTGAAGCCAAATCTCCTGAAGAGGGGTTGAAGGAACTTGAAAGCTTCACCAAATCTTTGAAATCAGCACTTGTTTGA
- the LOC126688069 gene encoding transcription factor UNE12-like, with product MANNNQTEPVADDFLQEILGLPNFVSAEGLVGADAAGLSAAQAPMMLQLCSGDGSSHMHSGGLGGGGGTGFHGFPLGLSLEQGKGGGFLKAEEASGSGKRFRDDVLVDSTTIARPNNPNIKNVFHGQPMTSSVAATPHPPIMRPRVRARRGQATDPHSIAERLRRERIAERIRALQDLVPSVNKTDRAAMLDEIVDYVKFLRLQVKVLSMSRLGGAGAVAPLVTDIPLSSVEDETGEGGRNQPAWEKWSNDGTERQVAKLMEENVGAAMQFLQSKALCIMPISLATAIYHTQAPDSIKPETNPPS from the exons ATGGCTAATaataatcaaaccgaaccaGTAGCCGATGATTTCCTGCAAGAAATTCTCGGCCTCCCTAATTTTGTTTCCGCTGAAGGCTTGGTCGGAGCCGACGCAGCCGGATTATCCGCTGCTCAAGCTCCGATGATGTTACAGCTTTGCTCCGGTGACGGCTCAAGCCACATGCATAGTGGTGGTCTTGGCGGTGGAGGAGGGACCGGGTTTCACGGGTTTCCATTAGGGCTGAGCTTGGAACAGGGTAAAGGAGGAGGGTTCTTGAAGGCTGAGGAAGCTTCTGGAAGTGGGAAGAGGTTTCGGGACGACGTGTTGGTTGATTCCACCACCATAGCCAGACCTAATAATcctaatattaaaaat GTTTTCCATGGTCAACCAATGACCTCATCAGTAGCTGCAACCCCACATCCACCAATAATGCGTCCCAGGGTGCGGGCTAGACGAGGACAGGCCACTGATCCACACAGCATTGCTGAGCGG TTGCGCCGAGAAAGAATAGCAGAAAGAATCAGGGCATTGCAGGATCTGGTTCCTAGTGTCAACAAG ACAGATAGAGCTGCCATGCTTGATGAAATTGTAGACTATGTGAAGTTTCTACGGCTCCAAGTGAAG GTTTTAAGCATGAGCAGACTCGGAGGAGCTGGTGCGGTCGCACCACTTGTAACGGACATTCCGCTATCATCAGTCGAG GATGAAACTGGGGAAGGTGGGAGAAACCAGCCAGCGTGGGAGAAATGGTCAAATGATGGCACAGAGCGACAGGTAGCGAAACTGATGGAAGAAAACGTGGGTGCAGCAATGCAGTTTCTTCAATCAAAGGCTCTTTGTATAATGCCCATCTCACTCGCCACAGCTATTTACCATACACAAGCACCGGATAGCATTAAACCAGAAACAAATCCCCCATCATAA